In one window of Streptomyces roseofulvus DNA:
- a CDS encoding oxygenase MpaB family protein — translation MRQDADPGLFGPRSVTWQLHGDPVMWIAGVRALYLQALHPVAVRGVMINSSFREDPWGRLMRTASFVGTLTYGTREAAEEAGARVRRIHRLLKVDDPDLLLWVHCAEIDSYVSVARRSGLPLTGAPADRYVDEQRTAARLVGLDPATVPATEAGLAAYFASVRDELTAGEDAFAVLDFLRKPPVPPALVAGRALVWRRISSLAYDTLPDWAHELYGRPVPPAATVTRRLTSTAGLLRRIPAELRWRLPPRHILRAMDRLGPDTRPDPYTLSEAPAILDGPESVHGIDGGDGTRWGTPD, via the coding sequence ATGAGGCAGGACGCCGATCCCGGGCTCTTCGGGCCCCGCTCCGTGACCTGGCAGCTGCACGGCGATCCGGTGATGTGGATCGCCGGGGTGCGGGCCCTGTACCTCCAGGCCCTGCACCCCGTCGCCGTCCGGGGGGTCATGATCAACAGCAGTTTCCGGGAGGACCCCTGGGGGCGGCTGATGCGGACGGCGAGCTTCGTCGGCACGCTCACCTACGGGACGCGGGAGGCCGCCGAGGAGGCGGGCGCGCGCGTGCGGCGGATCCACCGGCTCCTCAAGGTGGACGACCCGGACCTCCTGCTCTGGGTGCACTGCGCCGAGATCGACTCGTACGTCTCCGTCGCCCGCCGCTCCGGCCTGCCGCTGACCGGAGCGCCCGCCGACCGGTACGTGGACGAACAGCGCACCGCCGCGCGGCTCGTGGGGCTCGACCCGGCGACCGTGCCGGCCACCGAGGCCGGGCTGGCCGCGTACTTCGCGTCCGTCCGGGACGAACTCACGGCGGGCGAGGACGCGTTCGCCGTCCTCGACTTCCTGCGCAAGCCGCCCGTACCGCCCGCGCTGGTCGCGGGGCGGGCGCTGGTGTGGCGGCGGATCAGCTCGCTGGCGTACGACACGCTGCCGGACTGGGCCCACGAGCTCTACGGCCGCCCCGTGCCGCCCGCCGCGACCGTCACCCGCCGCCTCACCTCAACGGCGGGCCTGCTGCGCCGCATCCCCGCCGAGCTCCGCTGGCGGCTGCCGCCCCGCCACATCCTGCGCGCCATGGACCGCCTCGGGCCGGACACCCGACCCGACCCGTACACACTGTCCGAGGCTCCGGCCATACTGGACGGGCCGGAGAGCGTGCACGGAATCGACGGGGGCGACGGCACACGATGGGGGACACCAGACTGA